The following proteins are co-located in the Triticum aestivum cultivar Chinese Spring chromosome 1A, IWGSC CS RefSeq v2.1, whole genome shotgun sequence genome:
- the LOC123164461 gene encoding LOW QUALITY PROTEIN: uncharacterized protein (The sequence of the model RefSeq protein was modified relative to this genomic sequence to represent the inferred CDS: deleted 1 base in 1 codon; substituted 1 base at 1 genomic stop codon), with protein MGAKVLILVTVAVAMLRMVLGASHTVGAPAGSWDQQTNYTLWASRTRFIIGDELQFQYSTTVHNVVEVRKAGYDACNSSSPIATFLTGNDVVPLAAIGTRYFICGVPGHCGAGMKVQVNVRLKAVRTVQRCRGTGKRLRCRFETVLSSATTAGIEVARLGLAVVATSLMFRTVDAPDGSWDLQTNYSQWVSRIKLTTGDELKFQYSAAVHSVVEVSKTGYDSCNGSSPIATFPTGNDVVPLANVGTRYFICGVSGHCDAGMKVEVNVKSKEVRQYNGADGXGTGVGASLRKY; from the exons ATGGGGGCTAAAGTTCTTATCCTGGTCACCGTGGCCGTGGCCATGCTCAGGATGGTACTCGGCGCCAGTCACACGGTGGGCGCGCCGGCCGGATCATGGGATCAACAGACCAACTACACCTTGTGGGCTTCGAGAACTAGGTTCATCATCGGCGATGAGCTCCAGTTTCAGTACTCCACCACCGTGCACAATGTTGTGGAGGTGAGAAAGGCTGGGTACGACGCCTGCAACAGCTCCAGCCCCATTGCGACGTTCTTGACCGGCAACGATGTCGTCCCACTTGCAGCCATTGGGACGCGGTACTTCATCTGCGGGGTCCCAGGGCATTGTGGTGCCGGTATGAAGGTTCAAGTCAACGTGAGGTTGAAGGCAGTGCGGACAGTACAACGGTGCCGAGGGACGGGGAAGCGGCTCCGGTGCCGGTTTGAGACTGTATTAAGCTCAGCCACGACGGCTGGCATTGAGGTGGCGCGGCTTGGTCTGGCTGTTGTCGCGACTAGTCTCATGTT CCGCACCGTGGATGCGCCGGATGGGTCATGGGACCTTCAGACCAACTACTCCCAGTGGGTTTCGAGAATCAAGTTAACCACCGGCGATGAGCTCAAGTTCCAGTACTCTGCCGCCGTTCACAGCGTGGTGGAGGTGAGCAAGACGGGATATGACTCCTGCAATGGCTCCAGCCCCATAGCGACTTTCCCGACCGGTAATGATGTTGTTCCGCTTGCCAATGTTGGGACCCGGTATTTCATCTGCGGCGTCTCTGGGCACTGCGACGCCGGCATGAAGGTCGAGGTCAACGTCAAGTCGAAAGAAGTGCGG CAGTACAACGGTGCCGACGGATAGGGAACCGGCGTTGGTGCCAGTCTGAGAAAGTATTAA